CCAACTAAGAGGCCTAGTCCCTGATGCCCTGAACCGGCTGCAGAACCTCTCGATGCTCAACCTGGGGAACAATAAGTTCCGAGGCCAAATCCCGTCGACCATCGGGAACATGTCTAGTATTTCTGAGCTCGATCTATCTGAAAACAACTTCATTGGCGAGATCCCTTCCTCGCTAGAAAATCTAGCCAACCTCAATTCTTTTAATGTCTCCTACAACAACCTCTCTGGTCCCGTCCCTTCCCATCTCTCCGAGAAGTTCAATGCTAGTTCATTCGTCGGGAACATCCAGCTCTGCGGGTACAGCAGTTCGACTCCATGCCCGAATTCTCCTCCCCCACAGAGCTCCATATCCCCCTCGCCAGAGCCAGCCAATTCCACGGGGTCACAGAAACGGAAGTTAACCACGAAGGACATCATCCTCATAGCTGCAGGGATTCTCCTTGCCATCCTGCTTGTCCTCTGCTGCATTCTGCTCTGCTGCTTGTTCCGAAAGAAGGCTGCAgccaagaagaagaatgggaagtCTGCGGCATCAACAGCGATATCGGAGAAGGCTGTGTCTTCAGGCATGGAAGTCGAGTCGGGGGGCGACACCGGCGGTAAGTTGGTCCACTTCGACGGGCCATTTGTGTTCACAGCTGATGATTTACTGTGCGCAACCGCCGAGATCATGGGGAAGAGCAGTTATGGCACAGCATATAAGGCGACGCTAGAGGATGGTCATCATGTAGCCGTGAAGAGGTTGAGGGAGAAGACCACAAAGGGCCAGAAAGAGTTTGAGAACGAAGTCGCTGTGCTTGGTAGGATTCGGCACCCGAACCTGTTAGCTCTCCGGGCCTACTATCTTGGCCCAAAAGGAGAGAAGCTCCTCGTCTTCGATTACATGCCTAAAGGGAGCCTCGCATCGTTTCTTCACGGTAAGTTCGATTTTACGCTTGATTACTAGCATTAAATTGATGATGGAATATGAACTCGGAAAGTTTGTCCCGTGGTTCCTAGACCTGATAAATCCTGAATTTAATTTCACCTGCAGCACGCGGCCCCGAGACGAGCATTGACTGGCCAACAAGGATGAGAATAGCCATTGGGGTGGCGCGGGGGTTGAAGCACCTCCACACCCAGGAGAACATGGTCCATGGGAACCTCACATCGAGCAATGTCGTGCTGGACGAGCAGGCGAATGCCCACATAGCCGACTATGGCCTATCCCGCCTCATGACCAGTGGTGCCTCCACCATGGTCGCTACTGCAGGCACGGTGGGCTACGCTGCTCCAGAACTCTCCAAGACCAAGAAGCCGACCAACAAGACCGACGTCTACAGCCTTGGGGTGATTGTGCTCGAGCTCCTCACAGGGAAGTCCCCGAGCGAGGGCACCAATGGTGAGGATCTGCCCCAATGGGTCGCATCGATCGTGAAGGAGGAGTGGACCAACGAGGTGTTCGATCTGGAACTGATGAGGGACACGATGACGATCGGGGACGAGCTGCTCAACACCCTGAAGCTGGCCATCCACTGCGTTGACCCTTCCCCCACGTCCCGTCCCGAGGTTCAGGAGGTACTCCAGCAGCTGGAGGAGATCATGCCCGAGACGGCCGCGAAACCTGGGTATGAAGGGACAGAGATTCTGGCACCACCGGCCGAATGAAAGAAAAGATGATCCATCCATATAGCAGCCATAAGGCAATAATACACACACAATGGCATAAGAACAAGGAGAGGGTATAGTCCATAAAATATAAGGCATTCGTTATTCTTTTACTAATAGTGAGAATAAATCAAACCAGCTGGgtgttttttttcataattagcTCAGGTtgctatataaattaattctttCATCGCTTATGtattttgatttcattttCCATTCAGTGTCTGTATATATAATTGCGCTGTATTCATGCATTCATTCGTTCATTCATTAATTATGTCTTCATTTATTTGATTCCTTCACTATTACCGACATGTTCAAGTGCTCTGATACCTCAAGTAAATTTTCAGTTTCGAGTCTTATGAATAAAGTAAGTCTGTATCCTTTAGTGAACAACCAAGTTCCATTGTAGCGGCAGTGGTGACGTCTTCACCGTCAATTCCCGATTTCTATGACTTTGATGAGTCCGATCTCCTTGAAATCTccatatgaaaaaattaaatggaaattatccatatagaatatataattGCAAGATGACGGGGGAAGATTGAGGTCGTTGCTTGAAATATGCCAAATTTCCAAACTCGCTAATCATCGTAAAGTGACTTTTCACTTGCCGACTACTAATTAACTGCAAAATTAAATTCTAAATGAAAACATgttacaaataataaataatagataatTAAAACTTAATGCACATAGGAACTAAGTCAGATAGCTTTTATAAATTTCCAAATgttgattaaatgaaaattaatattaattaacaatagataattaaaaatttaataaataagatTGGTGTGAGGGGAGCCAGGTTCGCATagttgatttttaaaataattttatattcatttcttgaagtaattattttgttaaataataaaaaagataaaaattgcaaaataatTTAGAAACAAACATTAAATGCAAGTTTTCAAAATAAACTACATTTGTAAAATGACGAGTAAACCGCACAATGCATGAAcaattagaaattttaattaattaccttAGTTTTGTTTAAAATATTTCTATTCTCTTGAGCTAATCATATTgataagatatatattaatatttgtaAGTCGTGTTCTTTTCCATAAATAAAGTACTTAATAGagctaaattaatataatgaatttaactttttttctattaattgTTAACTTGAAATTTATCAAAGAGTTAATTCTATAATCATAGAttcatttaaataataaaataaaaaatgtcacGAATAACAATCCGGTGCATTGCACAGTGCAATGGCCAGTAATAATAATGTATTCATTgctaagaaaataatataaatctaGGTAGCTCTGCGAAATGGTATGCTAACAAGTGTCAAGACAAACCATCAAATTGCCACGTCACCATGTGCCCAACTACATTTTTGTACATTTTCTTTGTcagaaataataaattttaatataaccagaaaatataaattttatgctAGTAATtgttagagaaaaataaacaacacttataaaaattcataacaCGTTCGAGAAAACCAAACACTTATAAGTTCACAACATATCGAAGaagattattttataaatgagTAATATGGTGGTATAGTAGCTTCACACTTAACGGGTTTTAAACGAGTTTTGAAATAAAACCTTGAATTTTTCTCAATCCAAGGGGATTTTGACCTCAAATCCTAAACCATTCTCACGACTCGACGGATAAAACTCTTTCATAACCTATGTATGTATTTGAGACGGTGAAATACCCATTTACGAGGACCTATTCCCGCTCCTACTCAGAAGTATAAAAGTAGCCGTTGATCCAtccaaaaagaaatagaaaagaaagtaGCCGTTAGGGTTttgttcttcctcttctcccctTCCAACATCTACCCCTTCTCCCCCACACACTCACGTGTCAGTTGTCAGGGGCTTTGATCCTCTCATGTCTCTCTTTTAATTAGTTAGGCTCCTCTTCCATGTCACACTCTCAGTAAGTACTCCTCTACTTCCCCCACCGTCCTTCTTCCTCCTAAAGACATACACAGAACCACCTCGTTCTTCACTgtcccttccttccttccttccttccttccgcCTCTCTTTCAATGGTAGAATCCCGGAACGGTGTGAGCCGGAACAGATTGACCCCGAGGAACAGCCTCTGCTTCCTCTTTTTCCTGTTTCTAGCAGTCCCAATTGCGCCCTCCTCATCGTCCCGTGAATGGGACGGCGTAATCGTGACCCAGGCGGACTACCAGGCCCTCCTGGCCATCAGGAGCGAGCTCGTCGACCCCCACGGGGTCCTCCGGAGCTGGAATGGTAGCGCGCTCGGGGCCTGCTCTGGTGGCTGGGCTGGGATCAAGTGCGCCCAAGGGCAGGTCATCGTGATCCAGCTCCCCTGGAAGGGCCTTGGTGGCCGCATCTCCGAGAAGATCGCCCAGCTCGGGGCGCTCCGCAGGCTCAGCCTCCACGACAACTCCCTCACCGGCGTGGTCCCCCAGTCCCTCGGCTTCCTCCCTTACCTCCGTGGTGTCCACCTCTTCAACAACCGCCTCTTGGGCTCGGTCCCGCCCTCGCTCGGTAACTGCCCCCTCCTCCAGGCTCTCGACCTGAGAAACAACCTCCTCTCGGGGCCGATCCCCCCCGCCATTGCAAACTCCACCAAGTTGATGCGACTCGATTTGAGCTCCAACTCCCTCaccgggtctatcccggttgGCCTGACCCGATCCCCTTCCATTGCATTCCTCGCCCTTGAGCGCAACAACCTGTCTGGCCCTATACCTGACTCGTGGGGTGGAGTCGGAAATAGCACTTATCTGCTTACCACCTTGACCCTCGATCACAATCGTATCTCGGGGTCGATCCCGCCCTCTTTGGGCAAGTTAGGCTTGCTCCAAAAGCTTTCAATGAGCCATAACCAGATTGGTGGAGCAATACCTGACGAGCTCGGGCGTCTCTCGAGGCTCCGAGAGCTGGATCTCTCATTCAATTCTGTCAACGGGAGCTTGCCGGCTAGCTTTCCGAACATGTCCTCTCTTGTAGTCCTAAATTTAGAAGGGAACCAACTGAGGGGCCTACTCCCCGATGCCCTGGACCGACTCCTGAACCTCTCGATGCTCAACTTAAGTAACAATAAGTTCCAAGGTAAAATCCCGTCGACTATCGGGAATATGTCTAGCATTTCCAAACTCGATCTATCCGAGAACAACTTCACTGGTGAAATCCCTTCCTCACTGCAAAATCTGGCCAATCTCAATTCTTTTAATGTCTCCTACAACAACCTCTCCGGTCCCGTCCCCTCCCGTCTCTCCGAGAAGTTCAATGCCAGCTCATTCGTCGGGAACATCCAGCTCTGCGGGTACAGCAGTTCGACTCCATGCCCGAATTCTCCTCCCCCACAGAGCTCCATATCCCCCTCGGCGGAGCCATCCATGGGGTCCAGGAAACGGAAGTTGACCACGAAGGACATTATCCTCATAGCCGCAGGGATTCTCCTCGCCATCCTGCTTGTCCTCTGTTGCATTGTGCTCTGCTGCTTGTTCCGAAAGAAGGCTGCAgccaagaagaagaatgggaagcCTCCGGCATCGACGGCTATATCGGAGAAGGCTGGTTCTTCAGGCATGGAAGTTGAATCGGGAGGCGACGCTGGCGGTAAGTTGGTCCACTTCGACGGGCCATTTGTGTTCGCAGCTGATGATTTACTGTGTGCGACCGCGGAGATCATGGGGAAGAGCAGTTATGGCACAGCATATAAGGCGACGCTAGAGGATGGTCACCAAGTAGCTGTGAAGAGGTTGAGGGAGAAGACCACTAAGAGCCAGAAAGAGTTCGAGAACGAAGTTGCTGTGCTCGGGAGGATTCGGCACCCGAACCTGTTAGCTCTCCGGGCTTACTATCTTGGCCCGAAGAGAGAGAAGCTCCTCGTCTTCGATTACATGCCCAAAGGGAGCCTCGCATCGTTTCTTCATGGTAAGTTCGATTTTATTTTACGCGTCGGTAATAAAGTTTAGAGGACGTTTAAATAGAAAATCGGAATGTTTAACTTATGGTTCCTAGACCTGATAAATTCTAAATTGATTTCACTTGCAGCACGGGGCCCTGAGACAAGCATCGACTGGCCAACTCGGAGGAGAATAGCCATCGGGGTGGCGCGGGGGCTGAACCACCTCCACACCCAGGAGAACATGGTCCATGGGAACCTCACATCGAGCAATGTCCTCCTAGACGAGCAGGTTAATGCCCACATAGCCGACTATGGCCTATCCCGGCTCATGAGTGGTGGCGCCGCCACCATGGTCGCCACTGCAGGAGCATTGGGCTATGCGGCTCCAGAACTTTCCAAGACCAAGAAGCCGACCAACAAAACCGACGTCTACAGCCTTGGCGTCATTGTGCTCGAGCTCCTTACCGGGAAGTCCCCGAGCGAGGGCACCAGCGGGAGGGACCTGCCCCAGTGGGTGGCATCACTCGTGAAGGAGGAGTGGACCACCGAGGTGTTCGATCTGGAGCTGATGAGGGACGCCACAGCCATCGGGGACGAGCTACTCAACACCCTGAAGCTAGCCCTGCACTGCGTCGATCCTTCCCCCACATCCCGTCCCGAGGTTCAGGAGGTCCTCCAGCAGCTGGAGGAGATCATGCCCGAGGCATCCGCGGAACCTGGGAACGAAGGGACCGAGGTTCCGGCACCAATGGTCGAATAAATCAACCAGTTGGGTGTTCTATTCTCAATTAGTCCAGGTTGCAAAATTCTTTGATTGCTTATTTAGTTGTCAGTGTCTGTATATAAATCGTATTGGGTTCATGCTTTCATTCATCATTTCATTTCTCGATCGATTCATCTATTACCTGCCATCTCGAGCCAGGACCTTCCTTGTGACCGAGAAAGACTTCAGGCCCATAAAATTTCTGGATAAGGCCCACGAAATTGATATGGGCTTTTTATCATCGGCCTAAAGGCCTTTTAGCACATTGATTCAGACTTCTCTGCGCTTCTCCCATCGTAATTGAGATAGGATTTGCCGCCACTCATCCAATAGAAAGAcagataattaaaattttaaataaaaacaataaaataataataatgccTTCGTCGCCAAGAAAATGACGTAAATCCAGGCTCCTCCGCGAAATGGGCTGCTGAGACGTGTCGCGACGAGCCACTTGGCTGCTTCGTCACCATGTGCCCTGGCGGCGTTCCCCTACATTTACTTTGTCAGCAAGAAACAGCGTGTCTTGCCTTGCTGTCTTTATTTATACCCGAAGTCTTTCGCCATTAAACCCTTCGCCTTCGGTAAACTTCCAACTAAAACCCTACCAGTGCTCTCTGCAGGTAAGGTAAGGTAAGgtaagggaagggaaggggggAAGCTCTCGTTTTTGCAGATTTACTATGAATCTGAATTTTGCAAGAATTAGCATGAGCTGCAACCCGAGCACGAATCAGAGCCCGGGTCCGGTTACGTCCCCAGCTTTGTCTGGCGTCCGGAGGCTGAAGAAGCGGCAGAACGGGTCGGACTCGATCGAGGACACTCTCTCAAGGTGGAAGGAGCACAACGAGAGCAGCCCCACCTCGGGGAGGCGTGTCCCGCCCGCGAAGGGCTCGAGGAAGGGGTGCATGAGGGGGAAGGGCGGGCCCGAGAACTCGGTATGCAGCTACCGCGGCGTGAGGCAGAGGACCTGGGGCAAGTGGGTGGCTGAGATAAGGGAGCCCCTGGACAAGTCCCGGGGCCAGGTGAAGGCCAACAGGCTGTGGCTCGGGACTTTCGAGACCTCCCACAAGGCAGCCCTGGCCTACGACGAGGCCGCCAGGGCCCTGTATGGACCGCTGGCCAGGGTGAACTTCCCTGAGTGGACGGCCTCTGCTTCAGCTTCAACCCTGTCGAAGCCGAGTTGCTCGAGGGAGAGGCAGGAGATTGATGGCTGCGAAGTTAGTAGCGGCGGGAGTCGCTTTGAGGGGAAAGAGATTGTTGAACCTTCTCCAAATGGCAGTTTTGGGACGTTGTCTCCAGTGAAAATTCCGGATTCCGATCCTTCAACTGTTCAGGGTAGTTTGGAAGTTAAAGGCGAACCATCAAGTGATCGTATGGAACTTTATGGACCCATGATCAATGGAAATACTGCGGTTAAACCGGTTCCGAGCTCTCGTGATCCAGGACTGGAGTTGTTCTGCAGGTGTAGCGGGCTGAAGTCTTACACCATCTCGCAAGCCAGCGGAAATTTGGACGACCCCGGAACTTGTTATGTGCCTTCAAGTGCTGCCAGCGTCGAACTTGCAGGGAGCATGGACTCCACCTGCTCAAATTCTATAAACAGTTGCAACAACAGAGTCGATGGTCGAGCTTACCATGGTGCTGTGGCCGCAACCATAAAAATGGAACAACAACAGCTAGGTCGAGCCGACTCTATTGGTTCTTCTGATCAGCCATTCGTTAGGGAGGCTGGAGCAGCAGGGCTGTGGGATCAGCATTCGAATTATGGCTTGATGTGGAAGTCAGGAGGTTGTGGGATGCTCGGGGATCAGGTGGGAGATGATGAAGAGGGCACGAGCTACAACTTTGATTTCCTGAGGCCGGACTATGATTTCGGGTTGGTCGAGGAGCAGGGGCTGCTGCATTCATGGTTCCGTCAATGACATTATCAGTTCATTTTTCTGTTGTTGTTACAAACTCGGGCAACAAAATTTTGAGGACTTCCGTTGTTAGTTGATCCGAAGTTTCCATAGTGTTCAATATTGATAATTTATATCGAGTtgtgaaaaattattacatGGTCTCGATTTATGAATGACAGGATGAATCAAATAAGTTGATTTATCAGGTAGTCGAAGCATAACCCCAAATCTATTTCCTTTTCCCAGTAGATTCCACTTCGTTTCCTGTGGCAAAGTTTGGCCCGGACCAAGAGTTTCATGCCCGCGCGAGTGTACGACTTAATCCTGGATGCTCTTGGTTCTGAGTCGACCCAAAACAGAGGAATCAACACCCAAAATCGATCAAACCCAGAAGCAAATAGACTTAGATTCAGCAATAATATCAATGGCATTCATCAATCTGCTATCTTGGGCTTTCTTGGACCGCTTGTTGGGCTCCATGCCCCGAAGCGCTTGCTCGTCTGTGCAATTCTTCTCTAGACAACAATAAAGTACACGATGCTTTCCAGTTTGTAACAGATACAACATCCGAAGGTTGATGAGGTCTATGGTTACGGCAGACAATCCCTCGTCATCTATGGACACAGAAAAAGTCTAGGCGGCAAAGGCAGTCATTTGCCACGGACAATGCTCTTGCTGCGGCGAGGAAGGAGCAAGTCGATGATGGGAATTAATATTGTAATTCGCACAATGAGGAGACCAAGTATGAAGCCATATTCCATTAGAACTTCCATCAAATCATTTCGTATTAAGATGTAAAAAAGTCTCTCTTGTCCATCAAAGGctgaatatttttcatttgagtTTTGCAAACCTTAAACGTTTCGATTGTTACGCGAAAACGACCACCGATGAAAAGTTATGTGCTAGCATAATATGGCTCTTCCTCCATTCAAGAGAATCTTAAGGGGCAAATAATTTGACTCGCTCTTTCCAGGAGAAGATTTTCGGGGCACGTTATGCGTTGCGGCGCCAATAAACGTCTGCAAATCCAACTGATACTTCATTTTTTGAGATAATCGACCAAGAGTTTATCTCAGTCCCCCTCGTGTTTCTACAGCGACTTTACTATGTATTATTATATTCGTTTTCTGTGCTTCGATCCTCAATGAGAGTACGATGGGCAAGCTTCATCTTTGATACAACAAAATATTCCATCCTAAGAATCATTTTCACCCTCGAGCTATTttagaaaaagggaaaatgaaaatgacatGGAATGGAACCCTAAAGAAGGAAAATTGGATGTCCCAATTCTAGTGGTAGCATTTAAGGATGCCTGGACAAACACTTGCCTGCAGaggaagataaaaaatatcacaaaatctgtcctctttttttttttttttcctgctaAAACACGTATATCACACGACTCAGATGTGATTCTCTCTAACTGTCTGACTCAACATTTATCGTATGCCCATCATAGAAAAAGTTCATTTTACGGCAAGTGATTGGTTTTCTCAACGACGATCGAACCAAACCACGCGGAAttagaactttttttttcttttcttttttgaaatcTTCTCGAGATCATGCTGCCAAAACCTTTTCCAGGACTTCAAATCGGAAAACGAAGTCTTTTTCCAGACTAATAGGATTTTATACGGAAACAATCACTCTcgatgcaaaagcaaagcaCGAGCCGGTTAAATTTCTCTCGTTATTCACGTGTTTGTTTACTTTGGTCTTTTCTTTATCCCCCTTCACTAAAGTCCACAGACTTTCCTAATAAATAAAGATTAACTAGAAAACAGTGAAAACCTTTTATTTATGGGGcattggaaaaagaaagacagAGACCGAGGGTTAAGGATCGTTGACTGGTCTTCCCAGAGAACAATGCCTCGAAAATACATACATGTTCCCGGGTCAAGGTGTCAAACAGTGTCTacatttccattttctttttccttcggATAGTTCACCCccctattttcaattattttttttctttttacactTATatatccccccccccccccccccccccccccaaaattatatattacctCAAATAAACGAGAAAATGGATAAGTATTAGCTAACCTATGATAGCTTTAAAGAGCAATGGATTGCCTAAATGTAGATTTTTGATTATTTAACTTTAATAATTCTTCTTAGTCGTATATAAATAAACCATTTCTCCAAGTGAAATAATGCTATCTTACTTTGATTTACGAAGTAAAATTGTCAGAGATAGAAGtttacttatcaaaaaaaaaagattatgtcCATCTCCATAAGGCCGGCGACGATCGGAATttcacatttcccaagtccaTTTTACACAGTGACCGTAGTCGATTGAGGATATCAATGTTTAACATTGCTGAGGATGAAAGCAACTTACGGTCATAAAACTGCAAGCCCGCaacctctttttttcttttcttaaaaagATACACAgttatatagatattattattaattctaATTTCCATAATTATAGAAGGATATTCCATGGAAAATAATTCAGGCATTatctcaattatatatatatatatatatatatatatttaatttttttggccTTTTGAGCCCTAATTAATTGGGAAGCAGTCAACATCTATTTCCGGACCTTAAGATATCATTGGCCACGAAATGTTTGATTTATGAGGTCTCACCATCACCACCGGTACTCTCTGAGAGCCTTTTATCCCCCTTTCTCATTCTTCGTCCTTTCATTTTCAGAATGCATCACAACCAGATGTTAGGCTCAATCCATTTTCCAAATCCCATTCTTCCTCCCCCCCCAACCCCCCGAGACAATGAACTACATATATTCCTCAACAATCAGTCCCGTAAGTACGGATTATGCGGTTCGGTCCTTCGAGCTGAGGGACCTCTCACCTGTCGTAGAATTGAAAACGACTTCCTTTTGATAAAATATAGAGTACTAGATATTGGATAGTCGTACCTCGACCATGGTCATGTCCTTACGTTCTTGATAATGTTCGGGACGTTAAACACCATAAGGCAGAGAGGATGATTATTGATGCCCTAAACTTCAAGCCCGGCCTAATTCATTCTCGAACCAGTCCAAGCAAGTCATCTGTATGGGAATCAGATCGAGTCCTCGGAGTGGGAAAGTTTCGACAGAACATGGGCATCGCGCAACCGTCGGATGACGATATGTATGTAGTGACAATCGTAATGGATCATAATATGTAGATGCCGATGCCATGGAATCCAATTTAAGACAAAAGAGGAAGAAGTTAATCAGCGAATCATCTGCACCTAAACATGAAGCTTGCACTCTCAGCAGCAGGCAACTACAAGAGAAGTTTACCTTAACCAACATGGTACCCCTACATTTCTTGTGCGAGTGGTCGAGACATTACCTCGACGGGAAGAGAAGCCACGGACCAATTATGCAATAGCGGACAAACGGGAGCACAAAGGAGCTCTAAAACTCAGGATGGATAGCGCCAGTGATGAGACCATAACATCATCGAAACGACATGATGATGATCGACCCGGCTGGCGGCGCTATCCCTCCTGAGCTTTACAGATCCTTCACTGCTTGTAATCAATCTCTTCCCAACTTCTCAATTCAAAGATTTAGGATCTCTCTAGCTAGCACATAACATATATACAtcatgcatatacatatatccatacacacacacacataacATCTCAGCAGCAGGAAATTACAAGAGAAGTTTTCCTTACCTGACACGGTATGCGTACATTTCTCGTGCGAGTGATCGACACATTACCTCGACCGGAAGAGGAGCCGCGGACCAATTGTGCAATTGCGAGCAAAGGGAGAGCACGAAGGAGCTCTAAAACTCAGGATGGATAGCGCCGGTGATGAGACCATAACATCATGGAAACGACACGATGATGATCGACCCGGCGGGCGGCGCTATCCTTCCTGAGCTTTACAGATCCTTCACTGCTTGTAATCAATCTCTTCCCAACTTCTCAATTCAAAGATTTAGGATCTCTCTAGCTAGCACATAACAGATATACATCatgcatatacatacacacatataaCATCTCAGCAGCAGGCAATTACAAGAGAAGTTTACCTTACCCGACATGGTATGCGTACATTTCTCGTGCGAGTGATCGACGCATTACCTCGACCGGAAGAGGAGCAGCGGACCAATTATGCAATTGCGAGCAAAGGGAGAGCACGAAGGAGCTCTAAAACTCAGGATGGATAGCGCCGGTGATGAGACCATAACATCATTGAAACGACATGATGATGATCGACCCGGCGGGCGGCGCTATCCCTCCTGAGCTTTACAGATCCTTCACTACTTGTAATCAATCTCTTCCCCAACTTCTCAATTCAAAGATTTAGGATCTCTCTACCTAGCACATAACATATATACATCCTGCATATACATATAGCCATATACATACAGACATATATAACTGAGAAagatatatgtgtatatatatgtgtgtgtgtgtgtgtgtgtgtctgtgAATGAATGAAAAGTGGGAAGGGGGGAGCTGTGTATTTATAGGCgcagagagggggagagagctgtgagagagaagaggaagagaagggcTTGACTAATAAGTAAAGATTTTGACCACAAAGTCTGGGCAATTGACCCCTAAACAATAAAGATAGAGAGCAGTCTCTTCATCGCTCTCCAGTCCAACCTCTAATAAGTCATagagaaatattattttttaattatcatatttgtacttatatatatgaatatatttatttaatatgatTGTTTTCTTGATCCTGCCTGGCTCTGCCGACTACGATTTTGTATACGTATAATTGTTGTGGCTTTTAGTGAATGTGAGGGTATAATCtaataatcaaatatattcCTAGTTATCAATATGggttgattcaagcggttcgacacTTATTTATCTTAAGCAATGTTTCCAGTTCGAGTCTTGCTAACGGAAAAAATCCACAATGGGAGAGCTTTTATTTCTTTAGTGGGCAGATTCAGTTCGACTGAATCAGTCGAGACCCAATTGAGTTTTCggac
The sequence above is drawn from the Punica granatum isolate Tunisia-2019 chromosome 5, ASM765513v2, whole genome shotgun sequence genome and encodes:
- the LOC116207132 gene encoding probably inactive leucine-rich repeat receptor-like protein kinase IMK2 — protein: MEESRNRWTRNRLTPKSSLCFLFVLLLAVPVVSSLSHRWDGIIVTQADYQVLQAIRSELVDPLGVLQSWNRSGAGACSGGWAGIKCANGQVISIQLPWRALGGRISEKIGQLGALRRLSLHDNSLTGVVPQSLGFLPYLRGVHLFNNRLSGSVPPSLGKCPLLQALDLSNNLLSGPIPPALANSTKLIRLNLSSNALTGPIPIGLTRSPSIAFLALERNNLSGPIPDSWGGTGNSTHLLTTLTLDHNRISGSVPPSLGQLGLLQKLSLSHNQIDGAIPDEIGGLSKLQELDLSFNAIDGSLPASFSNMSSLVVLNVKGNQLRGLVPDALNRLQNLSMLNLGNNKFRGQIPSTIGNMSSISELDLSENNFIGEIPSSLENLANLNSFNVSYNNLSGPVPSHLSEKFNASSFVGNIQLCGYSSSTPCPNSPPPQSSISPSPEPANSTGSQKRKLTTKDIILIAAGILLAILLVLCCILLCCLFRKKAAAKKKNGKSAASTAISEKAVSSGMEVESGGDTGGKLVHFDGPFVFTADDLLCATAEIMGKSSYGTAYKATLEDGHHVAVKRLREKTTKGQKEFENEVAVLGRIRHPNLLALRAYYLGPKGEKLLVFDYMPKGSLASFLHARGPETSIDWPTRMRIAIGVARGLKHLHTQENMVHGNLTSSNVVLDEQANAHIADYGLSRLMTSGASTMVATAGTVGYAAPELSKTKKPTNKTDVYSLGVIVLELLTGKSPSEGTNGEDLPQWVASIVKEEWTNEVFDLELMRDTMTIGDELLNTLKLAIHCVDPSPTSRPEVQEVLQQLEEIMPETAAKPGYEGTEILAPPAE
- the LOC116208293 gene encoding uncharacterized protein LOC116208293 — its product is MNLNFARISMSCNPSTNQSPGPVTSPALSGVRRLKKRQNGSDSIEDTLSRWKEHNESSPTSGRRVPPAKGSRKGCMRGKGGPENSVCSYRGVRQRTWGKWVAEIREPLDKSRGQVKANRLWLGTFETSHKAALAYDEAARALYGPLARVNFPEWTASASASTLSKPSCSRERQEIDGCEVSSGGSRFEGKEIVEPSPNGSFGTLSPVKIPDSDPSTVQGSLEVKGEPSSDRMELYGPMINGNTAVKPVPSSRDPGLELFCRCSGLKSYTISQASGNLDDPGTCYVPSSAASVELAGSMDSTCSNSINSCNNRVDGRAYHGAVAATIKMEQQQLGRADSIGSSDQPFVREAGAAGLWDQHSNYGLMWKSGGCGMLGDQVGDDEEGTSYNFDFLRPDYDFGLVEEQGLLHSWFRQ
- the LOC116208292 gene encoding probably inactive leucine-rich repeat receptor-like protein kinase IMK2, yielding MVESRNGVSRNRLTPRNSLCFLFFLFLAVPIAPSSSSREWDGVIVTQADYQALLAIRSELVDPHGVLRSWNGSALGACSGGWAGIKCAQGQVIVIQLPWKGLGGRISEKIAQLGALRRLSLHDNSLTGVVPQSLGFLPYLRGVHLFNNRLLGSVPPSLGNCPLLQALDLRNNLLSGPIPPAIANSTKLMRLDLSSNSLTGSIPVGLTRSPSIAFLALERNNLSGPIPDSWGGVGNSTYLLTTLTLDHNRISGSIPPSLGKLGLLQKLSMSHNQIGGAIPDELGRLSRLRELDLSFNSVNGSLPASFPNMSSLVVLNLEGNQLRGLLPDALDRLLNLSMLNLSNNKFQGKIPSTIGNMSSISKLDLSENNFTGEIPSSLQNLANLNSFNVSYNNLSGPVPSRLSEKFNASSFVGNIQLCGYSSSTPCPNSPPPQSSISPSAEPSMGSRKRKLTTKDIILIAAGILLAILLVLCCIVLCCLFRKKAAAKKKNGKPPASTAISEKAGSSGMEVESGGDAGGKLVHFDGPFVFAADDLLCATAEIMGKSSYGTAYKATLEDGHQVAVKRLREKTTKSQKEFENEVAVLGRIRHPNLLALRAYYLGPKREKLLVFDYMPKGSLASFLHARGPETSIDWPTRRRIAIGVARGLNHLHTQENMVHGNLTSSNVLLDEQVNAHIADYGLSRLMSGGAATMVATAGALGYAAPELSKTKKPTNKTDVYSLGVIVLELLTGKSPSEGTSGRDLPQWVASLVKEEWTTEVFDLELMRDATAIGDELLNTLKLALHCVDPSPTSRPEVQEVLQQLEEIMPEASAEPGNEGTEVPAPMVE